A single genomic interval of Chloracidobacterium validum harbors:
- a CDS encoding DUF4149 domain-containing protein produces MLPATASPASASARRSVSLTHENHPSLVDRWLVASQSLVLGLWFGAMVFFSAAVAPSAFGVLPTRQLAGTMVNSVLGKLEWWGVVCGLLLIGIQIGMVIRARAFTTWVGRLSIGLPVAMTLAAAVSKFVVSRELAAIRAKLGPLLESLPLDDPTRLTFATWHQYSVWLMGFSILAAAALIVLNQVWLNPARPGGGVSEDNT; encoded by the coding sequence ATGCTTCCTGCTACAGCTTCTCCGGCTAGCGCTTCGGCGCGACGATCAGTGTCACTAACTCACGAGAACCATCCGTCGTTGGTTGACCGCTGGCTTGTTGCGAGCCAGTCCCTAGTACTGGGACTGTGGTTTGGGGCGATGGTCTTTTTTAGCGCCGCTGTTGCCCCAAGTGCTTTCGGGGTTTTACCCACCCGTCAATTGGCCGGGACGATGGTCAACAGTGTGCTCGGTAAATTGGAGTGGTGGGGGGTGGTGTGTGGGCTCTTACTCATTGGTATCCAGATTGGAATGGTCATCCGGGCCAGAGCCTTTACAACTTGGGTCGGACGGCTGTCCATTGGACTGCCCGTGGCCATGACGCTGGCGGCGGCCGTTTCAAAATTCGTGGTTTCAAGGGAGCTGGCAGCCATTCGCGCCAAATTGGGTCCACTGTTGGAAAGTCTTCCACTCGATGATCCCACCCGCCTGACATTTGCTACTTGGCATCAGTATTCGGTTTGGTTAATGGGGTTTAGCATCCTAGCGGCGGCGGCGCTCATTGTGCTGAACCAAGTGTGGCTAAACCCAGCCCGGCCCGGCGGTGGTGTGTCGGAAGACAACACATAA